A genomic stretch from Sulfurihydrogenibium azorense Az-Fu1 includes:
- a CDS encoding D-2-hydroxyacid dehydrogenase, whose protein sequence is MKLAILDAKTLGDDIDLNIFRDFGYIEIYPITKTKEETIERVKDKNIIITNKVIIDKDVMDNAPYLKLICVAATGYNNVDINYAKQKGIAVTNVAGYSTNSVVQHTFAMLFYLLENLRYYDDYVKSGEYSKSPIFTHLDRPFWELNGKTWGVIGLGTIGKKVAQVAESFGCDVIYYSTSGKNLDQTYPHKGLDELLSISDIVSIHAPLNEYTKNLITYDKIKLMKKTAILLNLGRGGIVNERDLAKALDEGLIAAAGLDVLEKEPIDPDNPLLFIKNKDRLLITPHIAWTSIEARQTLVKEIYLNIEAFIRGKQRNRVC, encoded by the coding sequence ATGAAGCTGGCAATACTAGATGCAAAAACTTTAGGGGACGATATAGATTTAAATATTTTTAGAGATTTTGGATATATTGAAATATACCCTATCACAAAAACAAAAGAAGAGACCATTGAAAGGGTGAAAGATAAAAACATAATCATTACAAACAAAGTTATTATAGATAAAGATGTTATGGATAACGCCCCTTATTTAAAGCTAATCTGTGTTGCTGCTACAGGTTATAACAATGTAGATATAAATTACGCTAAACAAAAAGGTATAGCAGTTACAAACGTAGCTGGGTACTCTACAAACAGTGTAGTTCAACACACTTTTGCTATGTTATTTTATCTTCTTGAAAACTTAAGGTACTACGATGATTACGTAAAATCTGGTGAGTACTCAAAAAGTCCTATTTTTACCCATTTAGATAGACCTTTCTGGGAGTTAAACGGAAAGACTTGGGGAGTAATAGGACTTGGGACAATAGGTAAAAAAGTAGCCCAAGTGGCAGAAAGTTTTGGATGTGATGTAATATACTACTCAACATCTGGGAAAAATTTAGACCAAACCTACCCTCATAAAGGGTTAGATGAACTTCTTTCCATATCTGATATTGTTTCAATCCACGCACCTCTTAACGAATACACAAAAAATCTTATAACATACGATAAAATAAAACTTATGAAAAAAACAGCTATACTCCTTAACCTTGGAAGAGGTGGTATAGTTAACGAAAGAGACTTGGCAAAGGCTTTAGACGAAGGTTTAATAGCAGCTGCCGGATTAGACGTTTTAGAGAAAGAACCAATAGACCCAGACAACCCATTACTTTTTATAAAAAACAAAGACAGACTTTTAATAACACCTCATATAGCTTGGACAAGTATAGAAGCAAGACAAACCCTTGTAAAAGAGATATACCTAAATATAGAAGCCTTTATCCGTGGTAAACAGAGGAACAGAGTTTGCTAA
- a CDS encoding 4-(cytidine 5'-diphospho)-2-C-methyl-D-erythritol kinase has protein sequence MEVLLSPAKVNIGLWIVEKRDDGYHNIFSFFHTIDLYDRIYIKPSHTLTVKSSTLDPDLQEEKNIVYKTVTLFEKTTGIDQNWEIFIEKNIPVGGGLGGGSSNAAVVLQFLNSFYKNPLSEKDLFDLSVKIGADAPFFLKGGFALAQGIGEKLTFFDQRLNDELFLIYPNIKSNTGEVYSKVDKNMLTNKDDLNIILNLITEYGTKKIFEVAENKLGEIAKKIYPEIEEVYNFLEYLGYKPFITGSGSTVYCVGSPSKEVETACKVRNWKLIKTRFK, from the coding sequence ATGGAAGTACTGCTTTCACCGGCAAAAGTTAATATAGGTCTATGGATAGTAGAAAAAAGGGATGATGGATACCATAACATATTTTCTTTTTTTCACACAATAGATTTATACGACAGGATATACATAAAACCCTCACACACTCTAACTGTAAAAAGTTCTACATTAGACCCTGATTTACAGGAAGAAAAGAACATAGTTTATAAAACAGTTACTTTATTTGAAAAGACTACCGGAATAGACCAAAACTGGGAGATTTTTATAGAAAAAAATATTCCAGTAGGTGGTGGGCTTGGTGGTGGTAGTTCTAACGCAGCTGTAGTTTTACAGTTTTTAAACAGTTTCTATAAAAATCCTCTTTCAGAAAAAGACCTTTTTGACCTATCAGTTAAAATAGGGGCTGATGCTCCATTTTTCCTTAAAGGTGGTTTTGCTCTGGCTCAAGGGATAGGAGAGAAGCTAACATTCTTTGACCAAAGACTTAATGATGAATTGTTTTTAATCTACCCTAATATTAAATCAAACACAGGTGAAGTTTACTCAAAAGTTGATAAAAATATGTTGACAAACAAAGATGATTTGAATATAATATTAAATCTGATAACTGAATACGGTACTAAAAAGATTTTTGAAGTTGCAGAAAATAAGTTAGGTGAAATAGCTAAAAAGATATACCCTGAAATTGAGGAAGTTTACAACTTCTTAGAGTATTTAGGTTATAAGCCTTTTATAACGGGAAGTGGTAGCACAGTTTACTGTGTAGGTAGCCCTTCAAAAGAAGTAGAGACTGCCTGTAAAGTTAGAAATTGGAAATTGATTAAAACAAGATTCAAATAA
- a CDS encoding sensor domain-containing diguanylate cyclase produces the protein MRKMPYKLLERFKERVRKEVWEEKIKDFHPKIPDIISEIETFYDRSISISILTEDDKLYLKRFVKRYIKNYLLKYPDEKYVLNLYNAGKRLFLKGYTDEILLEVYKIVYKSVEKDSLLKEKINFDFLVVLRPYMNYSLDEEKKLLKDSNVEMVLSLQEAAKIHIKNRNKFLKAVADGDTDVLSNLPDYKICEFTKWLEEHGQKYIDEKSYEEVWHFHKLFHEKFEKIKHIYSKNKENNSLAVYLLLKDIENASLKLLFILNRISLDNVSKIALKDSLTGFFNRHMLDVLLSKETSRSKRHGYKISILMMDLDNFKNINDIYGHLVGDEVLMHFSRIVKNNLRESDYPFRYGGEEFLILLPHTDEEGALVVAERIRKSVESYKFPVIERITVSCGVREIKNLDNPYIDIEEADRYLYIAKKTGKNRCVYGSTAFTGKS, from the coding sequence ATGAGAAAAATGCCATATAAACTTTTAGAAAGGTTTAAAGAGAGGGTAAGAAAAGAGGTTTGGGAGGAGAAGATAAAAGATTTTCACCCAAAAATCCCAGATATAATTTCTGAGATTGAAACGTTTTACGATAGAAGTATTTCAATATCTATTTTAACAGAAGATGATAAGTTGTATTTAAAAAGATTTGTTAAAAGGTATATAAAGAACTACTTACTTAAATATCCAGATGAGAAGTATGTACTTAATCTTTACAACGCAGGAAAAAGGTTGTTTTTAAAAGGTTATACAGATGAGATACTATTGGAAGTTTACAAGATAGTTTATAAATCAGTAGAAAAAGATTCTCTTTTAAAAGAGAAGATAAACTTTGATTTTTTAGTTGTGCTGAGACCTTATATGAACTACTCTTTAGACGAAGAAAAGAAGCTGCTAAAAGACAGTAATGTGGAGATGGTATTATCTCTTCAAGAAGCTGCAAAAATACATATAAAAAATAGAAATAAATTCTTAAAGGCTGTTGCAGACGGTGATACCGATGTGTTATCCAATCTTCCAGATTATAAAATCTGTGAATTTACAAAATGGCTTGAAGAACACGGTCAAAAGTATATTGATGAAAAATCCTATGAAGAGGTTTGGCATTTTCATAAGTTGTTCCATGAAAAGTTTGAAAAAATTAAACATATTTACTCTAAAAATAAAGAGAATAACAGTTTAGCAGTGTATCTCCTTTTAAAAGACATAGAAAACGCTTCTTTAAAACTTCTATTTATCTTAAATAGGATATCTTTAGACAACGTATCAAAAATAGCTTTAAAAGATTCTTTGACAGGATTTTTTAATAGACATATGTTAGATGTATTACTATCAAAAGAGACTAGCAGGAGTAAAAGACACGGCTACAAAATATCCATACTTATGATGGATTTAGATAACTTTAAGAATATAAACGATATTTACGGTCATTTAGTTGGAGATGAGGTTTTAATGCACTTTTCAAGGATAGTTAAAAATAATCTAAGGGAATCTGACTATCCTTTTAGATACGGTGGCGAAGAATTTTTAATCCTTTTACCTCATACTGACGAAGAAGGAGCTTTAGTCGTTGCAGAGAGAATAAGAAAATCTGTAGAAAGTTATAAATTCCCTGTTATTGAAAGAATTACTGTCAGTTGTGGTGTTAGAGAGATAAAAAATTTAGACAATCCTTACATTGACATTGAAGAAGCAGATAGATATCTTTATATAGCAAAAAAAACTGGAAAAAATAGGTGCGTATATGGAAGTACTGCTTTCACCGGCAAAAGTTAA
- a CDS encoding ribose-phosphate diphosphokinase gives MSKVLKLISGNANKSLAKEISDYLETPLVDVLLTKFSDGEIRVQINENVRGADVFVIQSLTHPVNDHIMELLLLLDALKRSSTHRITAVIPYFAYARQDRKDKPRVPISAKLLADIIQKAGADRVLTVDLHSAQIQGFFDCPVDNIYALPVIYEYLKAKNIEDLVIVSPDAGGVERARMLQNRLGGNLAIIYKKRPAPNVVETLDVIGNVEGKNAVIIDDIIDTAGTIVAAADMLKSKGAKSVIAACTHPVFSGPAIERLKNSAIEEVIATNTIPLEGKEFDKLTVLSVAELIGEAIKRINIESSVSSLFI, from the coding sequence TTGAGTAAAGTCTTAAAATTAATCAGTGGAAATGCAAACAAATCTCTAGCCAAAGAAATTTCCGACTATTTAGAAACTCCTTTAGTTGATGTTCTTTTAACAAAGTTTAGTGATGGAGAAATTAGAGTTCAAATAAATGAAAATGTTAGAGGAGCTGATGTTTTCGTTATTCAAAGTCTAACACATCCTGTAAACGACCATATTATGGAACTTCTTCTTTTATTAGATGCATTGAAAAGGTCTTCAACTCATAGAATAACAGCTGTTATCCCATACTTTGCCTACGCAAGACAAGATAGAAAAGATAAACCAAGGGTTCCTATAAGTGCAAAACTTTTAGCAGATATAATTCAAAAAGCAGGAGCTGACAGAGTATTAACTGTCGATCTCCACTCTGCTCAGATACAAGGATTTTTTGACTGTCCTGTAGATAACATATACGCTCTTCCTGTTATTTACGAGTACTTAAAAGCAAAAAATATAGAAGATTTAGTTATTGTGTCTCCTGATGCAGGTGGAGTAGAAAGGGCAAGGATGCTCCAAAATAGACTTGGTGGTAATCTTGCTATTATTTATAAGAAGAGACCTGCTCCCAATGTTGTTGAGACCTTAGACGTTATAGGTAATGTTGAAGGGAAGAATGCAGTTATAATAGACGATATAATAGATACCGCAGGAACTATAGTGGCAGCTGCTGATATGTTAAAGTCAAAAGGTGCCAAGTCTGTTATTGCAGCCTGCACCCATCCAGTATTCTCTGGACCTGCTATAGAGAGACTTAAAAACTCAGCAATAGAAGAAGTGATAGCAACAAACACAATACCCCTAGAAGGAAAGGAGTTTGATAAATTAACTGTTTTATCTGTAGCAGAGTTGATAGGAGAAGCTATAAAACGTATAAACATTGAAAGTTCTGTAAGCTCACTGTTTATTTAG